The following proteins come from a genomic window of Acinetobacter baumannii:
- the ahr gene encoding NADPH-dependent aldehyde reductase Ahr — protein MSNNTIQAYAAMQAGEKLVPYQFDAGELQPHQVEVKVEYCGLCHSDISVLNNEWRSTVYPVVAGHEIIGRIVALGSEAKGLQIGQRVGIGWTAESCQACDECIGGQQVLCTGENVATIVGHAGGFADKVRAGWQWAIPLPEDLDPESAGPLLCGGITVFDPLLKHKIQATHHVGVIGIGGLGHIAIKLLKAWGCEITAFSSNPDKTEELKAMGADHVVNSRDTEAVKAQKGKFDLLLSTVNVSLNWRAFISTLAPNGSLHFLGLTLEPVPVSVGSLIDGAKSVTGSPTGSPAALRQLLKFAARKKIAPQIELFPMSQLNEAIERLHSGQARYRIVLKADFAE, from the coding sequence ATGAGCAATAATACGATTCAGGCTTATGCTGCAATGCAGGCAGGTGAAAAACTGGTCCCATACCAATTTGATGCAGGTGAATTACAACCGCATCAGGTTGAGGTAAAAGTTGAATACTGTGGTTTGTGTCATTCTGATATTTCTGTTTTAAATAATGAATGGCGCTCAACCGTGTACCCTGTAGTTGCAGGCCATGAAATTATTGGACGAATTGTTGCTTTAGGCTCAGAAGCCAAAGGACTACAAATTGGGCAACGTGTCGGTATTGGCTGGACCGCTGAGAGTTGCCAAGCCTGTGATGAGTGTATTGGTGGTCAGCAAGTTCTTTGTACGGGCGAAAATGTCGCAACAATCGTGGGACATGCGGGTGGCTTTGCCGATAAGGTTCGTGCTGGTTGGCAATGGGCCATTCCCCTTCCCGAAGATTTAGACCCCGAAAGTGCAGGCCCTTTACTTTGCGGCGGAATTACCGTTTTTGACCCATTACTCAAACACAAAATTCAGGCAACACATCACGTGGGTGTGATTGGTATTGGTGGTTTGGGTCATATCGCCATTAAGCTCCTTAAAGCGTGGGGCTGTGAAATTACGGCTTTTAGTTCTAACCCAGATAAAACCGAAGAACTCAAAGCTATGGGAGCCGACCATGTGGTGAATAGCCGCGATACAGAAGCGGTAAAAGCTCAAAAGGGTAAATTTGATTTATTGCTGAGTACCGTAAATGTGTCTTTAAATTGGCGTGCTTTCATTTCTACGCTAGCACCAAACGGTTCTTTGCACTTCTTAGGACTTACACTAGAACCTGTTCCTGTTTCTGTAGGTTCTCTCATTGATGGTGCCAAATCAGTAACTGGTTCACCTACAGGTTCACCTGCCGCTCTACGCCAACTTTTAAAGTTTGCCGCACGCAAAAAAATTGCGCCTCAAATTGAGCTATTTCCAATGTCACAGCTCAATGAAGCAATTGAACGTCTACACTCAGGTCAAGCACGCTACCGCATTGTGCTTAAAGCAGACTTTGCAGAATAA
- a CDS encoding aminotransferase-like domain-containing protein encodes MTFQYQVLANQLAHRIYQDELKPHQKLISLRDFARQHGISLSTAKSCYELLEARGLIYVKPKSGYFVVARTPSSPIPDSPDFLSLPRHVSNLELHNQIQEAALQSHLVPLGSIQLTPHFIPVEGLRRSIQRALKNCQPQDFLYCNKQGHEQLRKALSDHWREDGIYIAPEDIFITNGCMPALSLVIQKLTEVGDSILIPTPTYNGHLQLLASLKRQIVEIPADHRGIDLERLESLMQQGLAKVCLMTANYQNPLGYCFSNTEKQKIAELAAEYQCFIIEDDIFGECGYSSERPLPIRYWDREGYVIWCGSVSKSLSSAYRVGWFCLTTKLEHLKLELLVSNIGVNTPLQLGLADFIYSRGYREHLEQLRPNLMRQVEEYRSCILKAFEGIPIALSQPEGGYALWIQLPKCVDGLALYYTAQAQGITVVPGHVFGEDERYRHFIRLNAGHELTADVRQAIMSLADWSRQQMQTVS; translated from the coding sequence ATGACTTTTCAATATCAGGTTCTTGCCAATCAATTAGCACATCGTATTTATCAAGATGAACTTAAACCTCATCAAAAGCTCATTTCCTTACGAGATTTTGCCCGACAACATGGTATTAGTTTAAGTACAGCAAAAAGTTGCTATGAATTGCTTGAGGCGAGGGGACTCATTTATGTAAAGCCGAAGTCGGGTTATTTTGTAGTTGCTCGTACCCCATCTAGCCCTATTCCGGATAGTCCGGATTTCTTATCTTTGCCTCGGCATGTCTCAAATCTGGAGTTGCATAACCAAATTCAGGAAGCTGCCTTACAAAGTCATCTTGTACCTTTGGGATCGATTCAGTTAACGCCGCACTTTATTCCTGTAGAAGGTTTACGTCGTTCTATTCAACGTGCTTTAAAAAATTGTCAGCCTCAAGATTTTCTTTATTGTAATAAACAAGGCCATGAACAATTAAGAAAAGCGCTATCCGATCATTGGCGTGAAGATGGTATTTATATCGCTCCAGAAGATATTTTTATTACCAATGGCTGTATGCCGGCTCTGTCTTTAGTGATTCAGAAGCTTACTGAAGTGGGCGATAGTATTCTTATTCCTACACCCACCTACAATGGTCATTTACAGTTATTAGCAAGTTTAAAACGACAGATTGTTGAGATTCCGGCAGATCATCGCGGAATTGATCTTGAGCGCTTAGAGTCCTTAATGCAGCAAGGTTTGGCGAAGGTTTGCTTAATGACAGCGAACTACCAAAACCCTTTAGGATATTGCTTTAGCAACACGGAGAAGCAGAAGATTGCTGAATTAGCTGCAGAGTATCAGTGTTTTATTATTGAAGACGATATTTTTGGTGAATGTGGCTACAGTAGCGAGCGACCATTACCCATTCGATATTGGGACCGCGAAGGTTATGTGATTTGGTGTGGTTCGGTTTCTAAGTCTTTGTCGAGCGCGTATCGAGTAGGATGGTTTTGTTTAACGACAAAGTTAGAGCATTTAAAACTTGAACTGCTGGTAAGTAATATTGGCGTGAATACGCCCTTACAGTTAGGTCTAGCTGATTTTATTTATAGTCGTGGTTATCGAGAGCATTTAGAGCAGTTAAGACCCAACTTGATGCGACAAGTCGAAGAATACCGTAGCTGTATTTTAAAAGCCTTTGAAGGTATACCAATTGCATTGAGCCAGCCCGAAGGCGGATATGCATTATGGATACAGTTACCTAAGTGTGTAGATGGTTTAGCGCTCTATTACACTGCCCAAGCTCAGGGAATTACTGTAGTACCGGGTCATGTTTTTGGTGAGGATGAACGCTATCGACATTTCATTCGTTTAAACGCAGGCCATGAGTTAACAGCAGATGTCCGCCAAGCAATTATGAGCTTGGCAGATTGGTCGCGACAACAGATGCAAACAGTGAGTTAG
- a CDS encoding LysR family transcriptional regulator, with amino-acid sequence MKSTIEELVAFITIVDTGSFVAAAEHLKQTPSGVSRSLTRLEAKLDVTLLERTTRKLKLTQEGQQFLIKARKILNELNAAEEELQKSDQGTAGLIRVDSATPFVLHVIAPLMHKFRECYPDIEIELNSNDQVIDLLQHKTDVAFRFGELNDSSLHAKLVCKSRLYIVASPDYLALKGTPTQPEELEQHDLIGFTRPTYINSWPIKVGDEYFFAQSKIKASSGETVRQLTIRGHGIARLSEFEIWKDMEEGRLIALFEDKIEHQYQSIHAVYYQQEHLPKRIRLFIEFLAEQLKDGFKNAL; translated from the coding sequence ATGAAATCAACAATTGAAGAACTTGTTGCCTTTATCACAATTGTTGATACAGGTTCATTTGTGGCAGCAGCAGAACATTTAAAGCAAACACCTTCGGGGGTGAGCCGATCTTTAACCCGCTTGGAAGCAAAGTTAGATGTGACTTTGCTAGAGCGAACAACGCGTAAATTGAAATTGACTCAAGAAGGGCAACAATTTCTTATAAAGGCCCGTAAAATTTTAAATGAGCTGAATGCGGCCGAAGAAGAACTACAAAAGTCTGATCAAGGTACTGCCGGTCTTATTCGGGTTGATTCTGCCACACCGTTTGTTTTGCACGTGATTGCACCATTAATGCATAAATTCCGTGAGTGTTACCCCGATATTGAAATCGAATTAAATAGCAATGATCAGGTGATTGACTTACTTCAGCATAAAACCGATGTCGCATTTCGATTTGGGGAACTTAATGACTCTAGTCTGCACGCCAAGTTGGTATGTAAGAGCCGTTTATATATTGTGGCAAGTCCTGACTATCTAGCTCTTAAGGGAACGCCAACACAACCTGAAGAACTTGAACAGCATGATTTGATTGGTTTTACTAGACCTACTTATATCAATAGTTGGCCAATTAAAGTTGGCGATGAATATTTTTTTGCCCAATCAAAAATTAAAGCATCGAGTGGGGAGACCGTACGCCAACTGACGATTAGAGGACACGGCATTGCGCGACTATCTGAATTTGAAATTTGGAAAGATATGGAAGAAGGGCGATTGATTGCATTATTTGAAGACAAAATTGAGCATCAATATCAAAGCATCCATGCTGTATATTATCAACAAGAGCATCTACCAAAACGAATCCGTTTATTTATCGAATTTTTGGCAGAACAATTAAAAGATGGTTTTAAAAACGCTCTCTAA
- the dkgB gene encoding 2,5-didehydrogluconate reductase DkgB, with product MNIPRFGLGTFRLKEQAVIDSVKNALDVGYRAIDTAQIYENEAAIGQAIAESGVSRQDLFLTTKIWVDNFAQEKFIPSLKESLQKLRTDHVDLTLIHWPAPDLGVSIPEIMQLLLEAKQQGLTKQIGISNFNIALTQQAIDTIGVEHITTNQIELSPYLQNHKLVNFLQEKNIDVTSYMTLAYGKVLQDPVLAEIAAAHKATTAQIALAWALQRGFAVIPSSTKRENLISNLKAQDIELTAAEMQMIAELDRNSREVSPEPWAPVWD from the coding sequence ATGAATATCCCACGTTTTGGTCTAGGAACTTTCCGCCTTAAAGAACAAGCTGTGATTGATTCTGTTAAAAATGCGCTAGATGTCGGTTATCGTGCAATTGATACTGCTCAAATCTATGAAAATGAAGCAGCAATTGGTCAAGCGATTGCTGAAAGTGGCGTATCACGTCAGGACTTGTTTTTAACTACAAAAATCTGGGTAGATAATTTTGCTCAAGAGAAGTTTATTCCAAGCTTAAAAGAGAGCTTACAAAAGCTTCGTACTGACCATGTCGATTTAACTTTGATTCACTGGCCAGCACCGGATTTAGGCGTTTCAATTCCTGAAATCATGCAGCTTTTACTTGAAGCAAAACAACAAGGCTTAACCAAACAAATTGGTATTTCAAACTTCAATATTGCACTTACCCAACAAGCAATTGACACAATTGGTGTAGAGCATATTACAACGAACCAGATTGAGCTGAGTCCTTATCTTCAAAACCATAAACTTGTGAATTTTTTACAAGAGAAGAATATTGATGTCACTTCATACATGACGCTTGCATACGGCAAAGTGCTTCAAGACCCTGTTTTAGCGGAGATTGCAGCAGCTCATAAAGCAACGACAGCGCAAATTGCATTAGCATGGGCATTGCAGCGTGGTTTTGCAGTCATTCCATCTTCGACTAAACGTGAAAACCTGATTAGTAATTTAAAAGCACAGGATATCGAGTTAACTGCGGCTGAAATGCAAATGATTGCCGAACTCGACCGTAACAGTCGTGAAGTTAGCCCAGAGCCATGGGCACCAGTTTGGGACTAA
- a CDS encoding MFS transporter, whose protein sequence is MNTQSNTAFSLLALAIGAFAIGTTEFSPMGLLPNIANDLGISIPTAGMLITGYALGVMLGAPFMTLWFGGFARRNALIFLMAIFTVGNLIAAFSPNYMSLLGARLITSLNHGAFFGIGSVVAASIVPAHKQASAVATMFMGLTIANIGGVPLATWVGQNIGWRMSFLAISVLGIITMLALWKALPQGMVAQKPNVKAELKVLTRTPVVLALLTTVLGAGAMFTLYTYIAPSLTEFTHASPTFITFMLVLIGVGFSIGNHLGGRFADLSINKTLIGFLVLLIVMMVTFPILAQSQIGAAIALVIWGAATFALVPPLQMRVMSVAHEAPGLASSVNIGAFNLGNAVGAAAGALVLDLGWGYSAVSFAGALLAGLGLLLVLFQIKRESSPAQTLQQCSD, encoded by the coding sequence ATGAACACTCAATCAAATACGGCGTTCTCGTTATTGGCATTGGCAATTGGTGCCTTTGCCATTGGCACCACGGAATTTTCTCCAATGGGGTTACTTCCGAACATCGCTAATGATTTAGGGATTTCAATTCCAACAGCCGGTATGTTAATTACAGGCTATGCACTTGGCGTAATGCTAGGTGCACCGTTTATGACCCTGTGGTTTGGTGGTTTTGCACGACGTAATGCGCTTATTTTTTTGATGGCGATCTTTACGGTCGGTAACCTGATTGCAGCGTTTTCACCAAATTATATGAGCTTATTAGGTGCACGTCTCATTACAAGCCTGAACCACGGTGCCTTTTTCGGAATTGGTTCTGTTGTGGCAGCGAGTATTGTACCAGCGCATAAACAGGCTAGTGCAGTGGCAACCATGTTTATGGGCTTAACCATTGCCAATATTGGTGGTGTGCCTTTAGCAACATGGGTTGGGCAAAACATTGGCTGGCGTATGTCTTTCCTTGCGATTTCCGTGCTCGGCATTATTACTATGCTCGCTTTGTGGAAAGCATTACCGCAAGGTATGGTTGCCCAAAAACCAAACGTGAAGGCCGAGTTAAAAGTATTAACGCGTACCCCCGTGGTTCTCGCATTACTCACTACCGTACTCGGTGCAGGTGCAATGTTTACGCTCTACACCTATATTGCGCCAAGTTTGACTGAGTTTACACATGCCTCACCGACCTTCATTACGTTCATGTTGGTGTTGATTGGTGTCGGTTTCTCGATTGGTAACCATTTAGGTGGCCGTTTTGCAGACTTGTCCATCAACAAAACTCTGATTGGTTTCTTGGTATTGTTGATCGTGATGATGGTGACTTTCCCAATTCTTGCTCAAAGCCAGATTGGAGCAGCCATTGCGTTGGTGATATGGGGTGCAGCAACCTTTGCTTTAGTACCGCCATTACAAATGCGTGTCATGTCAGTCGCTCATGAAGCTCCAGGGCTTGCCTCTTCAGTAAATATCGGTGCGTTTAACCTAGGTAATGCAGTCGGTGCAGCAGCAGGTGCGTTAGTACTCGATTTAGGTTGGGGTTATAGCGCAGTATCATTTGCTGGTGCCTTACTGGCGGGACTAGGTTTGTTATTGGTTTTATTCCAAATCAAACGAGAAAGCAGCCCCGCTCAAACCCTACAACAGTGTTCAGACTAA
- a CDS encoding START domain-containing protein, with translation MNKKQIALTTLLCLSSLYTGAASTDKAKLSLDRNHIKVWTYQKADNPVFQYKAETTFDVPLERAVAVILDVDRAAQWVPYMGKVQMLSQDEKKGEFTLYMVLDFPFPLKDRDVVVKGKMSKAANGLITIKNTAVNSNYPIQPDVVRLTRYEGDWTFQKLANNKVKVTTSGYADPAGAIPLSFVNMFVQQQPYQMLLKMKREVMNPIYEQPKLPEILK, from the coding sequence ATGAATAAAAAACAAATTGCTTTGACCACTCTTCTTTGCTTAAGCAGCCTCTATACAGGGGCTGCCTCTACAGACAAGGCTAAACTCAGCCTGGACCGTAATCATATTAAAGTGTGGACCTATCAAAAAGCAGATAACCCAGTCTTTCAATATAAAGCGGAAACAACGTTTGATGTACCCCTTGAACGCGCTGTGGCGGTAATTTTAGATGTAGATCGTGCAGCTCAATGGGTGCCTTATATGGGCAAGGTCCAAATGCTTTCTCAGGATGAAAAGAAAGGCGAATTCACTTTATATATGGTGTTAGATTTTCCTTTTCCGCTAAAAGATCGCGATGTAGTGGTTAAAGGAAAAATGAGTAAAGCTGCCAATGGCCTAATTACTATTAAAAATACGGCAGTTAATAGTAACTATCCTATACAACCCGATGTCGTGCGCCTAACACGCTATGAAGGGGACTGGACATTTCAGAAACTTGCCAATAATAAAGTCAAAGTCACCACTAGTGGCTATGCTGATCCAGCGGGTGCAATTCCGTTGAGCTTCGTCAATATGTTTGTTCAACAGCAACCTTATCAGATGCTGCTTAAAATGAAACGGGAAGTAATGAACCCGATTTATGAGCAACCTAAGTTGCCGGAAATTTTAAAATAA
- the dapB gene encoding 4-hydroxy-tetrahydrodipicolinate reductase yields MSAAPRIGILGAGGRMGRTLIQAVQQAGYQLAAAIERPESSLVGTDAGELAGIGSVGVKVSGSLADVLKDCDVIIDFTAPAATAQHLKLCREAGVAMVIGTTGMSDEQKAELDEAATHTPVVYAANYSVGVNVSIKLLELAAKVFGDTVDIEVIEAHHRHKVDAPSGTALMMGEAIADTLGRNLKEVAVYGREGHTGPRDRQTIGFETIRGGDIVGEHTVMFIGEGERVEVTHKATNRMNFAAGAVRAAAWVVGREARKYDMKDVLGLNDVQV; encoded by the coding sequence ATGTCAGCAGCTCCACGCATTGGTATTTTGGGTGCAGGCGGCCGTATGGGTCGTACACTTATTCAGGCAGTTCAACAAGCAGGCTATCAATTGGCTGCGGCAATAGAGCGTCCAGAAAGTAGTTTGGTCGGCACAGATGCTGGTGAACTTGCAGGAATTGGTTCAGTGGGTGTGAAGGTTTCAGGAAGCTTGGCTGATGTACTTAAAGATTGCGATGTAATCATTGATTTTACTGCACCAGCTGCAACCGCCCAGCATTTAAAGCTATGTCGTGAAGCTGGGGTGGCTATGGTGATTGGCACCACAGGGATGTCTGATGAGCAAAAGGCTGAATTGGATGAAGCAGCAACGCATACACCTGTTGTATATGCTGCGAACTACTCTGTTGGCGTAAATGTATCAATCAAGTTACTTGAGCTTGCAGCAAAAGTATTTGGCGATACAGTAGATATTGAAGTAATTGAAGCTCACCACCGTCATAAAGTAGATGCACCGTCAGGTACTGCATTAATGATGGGTGAAGCAATTGCGGATACGTTAGGCCGTAACTTAAAAGAAGTTGCTGTTTATGGTCGTGAAGGGCATACCGGTCCACGTGATCGTCAAACCATTGGTTTCGAAACCATCCGTGGTGGCGATATTGTAGGGGAACATACGGTCATGTTTATTGGTGAGGGTGAGCGTGTTGAAGTCACTCACAAAGCCACTAACCGTATGAACTTTGCTGCCGGTGCAGTACGAGCTGCTGCATGGGTTGTGGGCCGTGAAGCGCGTAAATATGATATGAAAGATGTTTTAGGGTTGAACGACGTACAGGTGTAA
- the dnaJ gene encoding molecular chaperone DnaJ has protein sequence MAKRDYYEVLGVSKTASDDEIKKAYRKLAMKYHPDRNPDNAEAEEKFKEASEAYEILSDSEKRSMYDRMGHNAFEGGFGGAGGGFGGFSAEDIFSQFGDIFGGAFGGGGRQQRQRRGSDLRYVMELTLEEAVKGVKKTITFTAPAPCDVCDGKGSKNPKDVETCKTCHGSGQVRMQQGFFSVQQTCGTCRGQGKIIKNPCHACHGSGVADRQQTLEVTIPAGVDNGDRVRLSGKGEAIRDGQAGDLYVEVVVREHEIFQRDGADLYMDVPVSIADAALGKEIEIPTLEGRVSLKIPEGTQTGKLFRLRGKGVRPVRSSMVGDLLCRIVVETPVNLTSRQRELLKELQASFDGEDSASSPKKKSFFDRLFD, from the coding sequence ATGGCTAAACGTGATTATTATGAGGTTTTAGGCGTTTCAAAAACCGCAAGTGATGATGAGATCAAAAAAGCCTATCGTAAATTGGCGATGAAATATCATCCTGACAGAAACCCTGACAATGCCGAGGCTGAAGAAAAATTTAAAGAAGCTTCTGAAGCTTATGAGATTTTATCGGACAGCGAAAAACGCAGCATGTATGACCGTATGGGACATAATGCGTTTGAAGGCGGCTTTGGTGGCGCTGGTGGTGGCTTTGGCGGTTTCAGTGCAGAAGATATTTTTAGCCAGTTCGGTGATATCTTTGGTGGAGCGTTTGGTGGCGGCGGACGTCAGCAACGCCAACGTCGCGGTTCAGATTTACGCTATGTAATGGAACTTACCCTTGAGGAAGCTGTAAAAGGGGTTAAAAAAACAATTACCTTTACTGCTCCAGCACCATGTGATGTGTGTGATGGTAAAGGCTCTAAAAATCCAAAAGATGTAGAAACTTGTAAAACTTGTCACGGTTCAGGACAAGTGCGTATGCAGCAAGGTTTCTTCTCTGTACAACAAACTTGTGGCACATGTCGTGGCCAAGGCAAAATTATTAAAAACCCATGCCATGCATGTCATGGTTCAGGTGTAGCAGATCGTCAGCAAACATTAGAAGTGACGATTCCTGCAGGTGTGGATAATGGTGACCGCGTTCGTTTAAGTGGTAAAGGCGAGGCTATTCGTGATGGTCAAGCTGGTGACTTATACGTTGAAGTGGTTGTTCGTGAACACGAAATTTTCCAACGTGATGGTGCCGATTTATATATGGACGTACCAGTAAGCATCGCTGATGCTGCACTTGGTAAAGAAATTGAAATCCCGACTTTGGAAGGCCGAGTTAGCTTGAAGATTCCTGAGGGAACTCAAACAGGTAAATTATTCCGTTTACGTGGTAAAGGTGTGCGCCCTGTACGTAGCAGTATGGTGGGTGATTTACTTTGCCGTATCGTGGTAGAAACACCGGTTAACCTAACCTCTCGTCAACGTGAATTACTTAAAGAATTACAAGCATCTTTCGATGGTGAAGACAGTGCTTCTTCACCAAAGAAAAAATCTTTCTTTGATCGCTTATTCGATTAA